Below is a window of Lacrimispora xylanolytica DNA.
CATTTTCGACGCAGCAAGAGAATGGTAAAGAAGCATTAGAATGCAGCTGTGAATATGAATGCGGAAAAAAGCAATGAAATCTATGACTTAGGAGCAAGAGATGGACAAAGAATACTTAATTAACGATAAACCCGCCAAAGCCCTGGCTGTCTTTACTGTGCCGATGATTATCGGCAACCTGTTCCAACAGTTTTATACCATGGCAGATTCGGTGATTGTAGGCCGTTTCGTCAGCGAGGATGCCCTGGCCGCCATAGGTGCTTCCTATTCCTTTACCAATGTATTTATCTGTATTGCCATTGGAGGAGGCGTTGGCGCTTCGGTCATCACCGGACACTATCTGGGTGCCAGGAATTATAAGAAAATGATACAGTCAGCCACAACGGCTCTCATCTCATTTTTAATTCTCAGCATCCTATTGGCTGCCATTGGACTTATGTTTGGCAGGAACTTCATGACCTATCTAAACACCCCGGAGAATATTTTAGATATGGCTACGGATTACCTTCATATTTATTTCTGGGGTCTGCCCTTTTTATTTATGTATAACGTGATTTCCGCCATATTTAACGCAGTGGGAAAATCAAGAATTCCTTTGTATCTCCTGATTTTTTCCTCCCTGCTCAACATCCTTTTGGCTGTATTTATGGTCTATAATCTGGGACTTGGGGTACGGGGTGCCGCCTGGGCCACCTTTATTGCACAGGGCGTCTCTGTTTTGCTTTCCGTTCTTCTTTTAATCCGGGAATTTAAAAAATATGTCTCTTACCTTCAGACTCCATTTGATTCTTCTTCTCTGTCGGAAATGTCAAAGGTGGCCCTGCCCTCTATCTTACAGCAGTCCACCGTGGCGATTGGAATGCTACTAGTCCAGTCCGTTGTTAACAGCTTTGGTAGTGAGGTATTGGCAGGCTTTTCTTCTGCCATGCGTGTAGAAAGTATTTGTGTGGTGCCTATGGCTGCCATTGGAAACGCCATGTCTTCCTATACCGCACAAAACCTGGGAGCAGGAAAGGCGGAACGGGTTCGAAAGGGCTATCATGCCGCCAATCAATTTATATTCCTGTTTGCTGTATTTACCTGTGTGATGTTAGAGCTGTTTCATACTCCCATCGTCAGGCTGTTTCTGGGAGGAGGCGGAACCCAGCTTGCATATGAGACCGGAACCGGCTATTTAAGATTTATGGGCTTCTTCTTTGTTCTCATTGGCCTTAAGATGAGTACAGACGGCCTGCTTCGGGGGGCCGCCGATATGAAGATGTTCACCATTGCAAACTTCGCAAATCTCACCATCCGGGTGGTTATGGCAGTCACTCTTGCCCCACGGTTCGGCATTGCCATGGTATGGTATGCGGTTCCCATTGGCTGGCTTACAAACTATATTATCTCTTATCTCCAGTACCGTACGGGGAAATGGAAAGCAGCCTTAGATTAGAGGCTGCTTTTTTTCATACGCTTAAATACCAGTATACTCCGTATTCATCCACTACCTCTGCGCAGCAGGTGCTCCACGGAAGTGATCCCAGGGGCAAAAGTATGGTCCCTTTCTCACTTAATTTATGAAAGGCTCTTTTTACTTCCTCATCATGTTCAAAGCTTAAACCAAAACACATGGTAGGACGGGCTTCCTTTTGGTTGGAGGAAAGCATCATGTTTACCATTGTATCATTTGTGGATTCGCTGATGGCAAATACTTCTTTCCCGTCTTTCTTAAGCTCTGCATGCATATAAGTTCCATCTGGATACACTTCATGATATCCCAGCGTAAGACCAAATGCTTCCCTGTAGCATTCCACAGCTTCCACTGTATTCTTAATGTATAACGTAGCTCCTAATTTCACATAGCACCCCTTTTCTAAGAATCATCTTCGCATTTCTTACATTATAACATTTAATTCTATAATTATTAAATGAAGTTCATAATCAAAAATAATTATAGAAATCATTACCATTTTATTGTATAATAATTTCATCAAATAAAAGGAGTTGATATAATATGATGTGGATTATTGTAATTTTTGCCGCAGTAATAGCCTATTGCGTGTTTTATAACATTCGTTTAAAACAATACAATCAAAGCGGGCTCCGGGCAGAAGAAGATAATGATTTAAAAAGTCAACTAAAGAATCTTCTGCATTGGGCAGGAGTTGATTTAACGAACAAAGTATTCGTCAACGGACACTTTATAGAACAATCTTCCCTGGTACTGACTAAAACCACTTATTATTCCTACCTATTACTGTTTGACAAAGAGAGTGGCCCCATCGAAGTATACAGCTACTTGCCAGACGACAAAAAAATCGAACTGGTGGGAAGCTATTTCGTGGATCAGATCACCCCTAAGCCATATTCGACCGTTGGTACCAACTATCTCTTTCACGACAAAGAGGGAAAGCACCTGTTTACCGTTCAGACTCTGGCCGAAGATTTGCCAGGAAGCAGTGAATATCAGATCAGCTATGGACAAAAGGAAGAGTATCAGGCTTTGCGTAACCGCTTTCATTTAACATAGTAAAGATTCATCCATGAGAAAGGAGAAACGTTATGACACCTCAATTGATTACATACCTTATCTTTTTTATATCCCTAGGATACATCGGTTTTAATTTGTTTTCTTATTATAAGAATAAAAACAACGGATATGGCTTTCATTTTAAGCCCCTCTATCTGATTGCTGCAGGAATTTTATTGCTGATATCCATTTATGCAATTGCTACCGGACAGACCTATGATAACCTGGTAGATAAAATAAATGGAAGCTTTTAAATCATTACATCAGCCTTATATAAAGTAATATAAAAGATACCCCTCGATTGGTTTCTTAGAATCCAGTCAAGGGGTATCTTTATTATGTTAACGTTTGCTTTATGTAAACCAAATAAATAATTTTACTTCAGTTCACCAATGGGATATTCTTTCCATACAGAAGCCTCTTTTCCATTCAACATATCTGAAATCGGGTAAAGTACGTCTCCCGGGTCAGCTCCATAGCAGATGCTACGTCCCATTAAGAAGGAAGCAGCATAATCCTGCCAGCTATGAAAACCAGCGCTTACAACTGCCGGTGCAATCCTGTTCTTTAATATGTTCCAGGCCTCATCCTGTGAAATATATCCTACGTGATAAGCACCTCTTGTAAGGAACGCAGCCCGTTCAAAATCCCATGCTGAGATGCTTCTGCATTCATCAAGGTACTTTTTATCAAATTTGTAGTCCTCTGCATATTCGTATAGTTCTTTAATGGCCATGGTAGCTTTGCCGCTAAGAGCTCCGGTATCTCCATTTTT
It encodes the following:
- a CDS encoding VOC family protein, translating into MKLGATLYIKNTVEAVECYREAFGLTLGYHEVYPDGTYMHAELKKDGKEVFAISESTNDTMVNMMLSSNQKEARPTMCFGLSFEHDEEVKRAFHKLSEKGTILLPLGSLPWSTCCAEVVDEYGVYWYLSV
- a CDS encoding MATE family efflux transporter, encoding MDKEYLINDKPAKALAVFTVPMIIGNLFQQFYTMADSVIVGRFVSEDALAAIGASYSFTNVFICIAIGGGVGASVITGHYLGARNYKKMIQSATTALISFLILSILLAAIGLMFGRNFMTYLNTPENILDMATDYLHIYFWGLPFLFMYNVISAIFNAVGKSRIPLYLLIFSSLLNILLAVFMVYNLGLGVRGAAWATFIAQGVSVLLSVLLLIREFKKYVSYLQTPFDSSSLSEMSKVALPSILQQSTVAIGMLLVQSVVNSFGSEVLAGFSSAMRVESICVVPMAAIGNAMSSYTAQNLGAGKAERVRKGYHAANQFIFLFAVFTCVMLELFHTPIVRLFLGGGGTQLAYETGTGYLRFMGFFFVLIGLKMSTDGLLRGAADMKMFTIANFANLTIRVVMAVTLAPRFGIAMVWYAVPIGWLTNYIISYLQYRTGKWKAALD
- a CDS encoding DUF1266 domain-containing protein gives rise to the protein MFGKRKRLKFIEENKVSKDNQVYLGLGNILVDMNDITGYVLEMRINVNDFKNLLADAWEISDSKSFADTLEWLLAEGHRGEFGYKFEQYKNGDTGALSGKATMAIKELYEYAEDYKFDKKYLDECRSISAWDFERAAFLTRGAYHVGYISQDEAWNILKNRIAPAVVSAGFHSWQDYAASFLMGRSICYGADPGDVLYPISDMLNGKEASVWKEYPIGELK